The Trichosurus vulpecula isolate mTriVul1 chromosome 4, mTriVul1.pri, whole genome shotgun sequence genome contains a region encoding:
- the EMC6 gene encoding LOW QUALITY PROTEIN: ER membrane protein complex subunit 6 (The sequence of the model RefSeq protein was modified relative to this genomic sequence to represent the inferred CDS: deleted 1 base in 1 codon), with protein sequence MAATGATATKCNAPPPPFIREAAMRRNAAVLNYCRTCVSTLSGATAGILGLTSFYGFIFYFLTSTLLSLLLALKARRQWNKYFKPRQLLLFTGGLVGGLFTYVLFWTFLYGMVHVY encoded by the exons ATGGCTGCCACGGGTGCCACAGCCACCAAGTGCAACGCCCCTCCACCCCCCTTCATTAGGGAGGCTGCCATGCGCAGGAATGCTGCTGTTCTGAACTATTGCAGGACATGCGTGTCCACCCTCTCTGGAGCAACAGCAGGGATCCTGGGCCTGACCAGCTTCTATGGCTTCATCTTCTATTTCCTGACGTCCACTCTGCTTTCCCTGCTCCTAGCCCTCAAGGCCAGAAGGCAATGGAACAAGTATTTCAAACCTAGGCAACTG CTGCTCTTTACTGGGGGCCTCGTTGGGGGGCTCTTCACCTATGTCCTCTTCTGGACTTTCCTGTATGGCATGGTACATGTCTACTAA